The window ACACACTTGTCATCCCAACTTGATTCAGCATATAACCAATGCCGCCAAACACCGTCAAACTAGCTAAAATGGAGGATAAGTTAAAAAAAGACGGTCCACCATGGGCATGGGCAGCCCCGTTATCCGCATGAAATTCGCCACCAAAAAACGTAATAAGAACCGTAAGTACAAGGCCTACAAAGAAACATATGGCAAACAACGTCATCATAGACAATTACCTCCTAAGAGTTTTGCTTTAGTAAATTTACCTTGTACGCAGTACGCCTCATAAATATAGACGAATTTGGTAATAAAAGGTTTCGTTCAAAAAAATTTACTCTTAACAGCGAATCCTTCGGCTTTATTTCGCGTATAATCATTGGACGTCTTTTACTATTTTTATTAAACCTAAGGAGTAGATTATCACATGTACAAAAAGAAATTGACTTGGTGGATCTCCGCCGCAATGGTTCTAATGATGTTTACTTTATCAGGCTGCCAGGCTGCGCAAGGATTGGACCTTGCTGGGGCCATTCAGAATGACTGGGCCGTGAAGTCCTCAGAATCCAAAGGTACCCTGCAGCTCGAGTTTGTGCCCAGCAACACTTCTAAGCTATCCACTGAGGAACAGAAGGCACTAACCGCTCTGCAAAACGTGAAAATCGAACTCACCAATGTAAAAGCACAAGATGCACAGCACCTATCGGCAGATGGTACGATTACATACAGTAGAGGCACAATTCCTTTCAAACTTGCAACTGAGGGCACTAAGTTCATTTTGAGTGTCGAAGGCGCGAAGAAACCGATTGTTTTCGATGTCTTAGGAGGTTCTAATTTATCGTTTACGAAGCTGTTACCCGCAGCCGTGCAAGAACAGTTCGGCAACAAAATTGCGGATATTAAATCTGCGATTATTGGACTTATTTTAGCTAATACACCTAATCCGTCGAACATATCCGTTACACCTGTTACGGACAAAGTGAATGGCGAGTCCCTCTCTCTGCAAAAAGCGCATATCGAGCTTAGCGGCACGGAACTGGCTTCCCTTATCAAAAAGCTGCTGAGCAATGTTCTCGCTGATGAAGCTGGATTGAAAGAACTGATCAGCCAATTGTACGATGCCCTTTCACCCATAATTGAGGAGCAAATCAAGGGCGGATCTACTGACTTTTCTCTAAAGATTTTAAGTAATAAACAGTTAGCCGTTGGACTTGTCTATCCACCTGTTCAAGATTTCCTGAAGAAAACAGCTGCGTCCTTGGATAAAATGATTGCCGGAGATGCTTCCAACGAACAGGGCATTCTGCCGATTCAGGATTTATTTAACAGCAAATCAACCCTTCAAGCAGATATTTACATTGATGCTGATAAGCAAGTTCGCAAGCAAAGCCTTGCATGGAATGTTCCTCTTACGAATACGAGCTCAGGCGTTGCTGCTCTCAAGCTATCCTACGTAAGTGAGACGTGGAATATTAATAAGCCGGTCACAGCGAATACCATTAACATTTCTGGCGGTGCTCTAAATGTAGGTCTGGAAGCTTCTTCTATCTATAGCTTATTGAATAACCTAGATAAGCAGTCTCTCATTTACAAGCTGCTCAAGGAAGATTTGAAAGTGACGAAAAAAGAAGTCAATCTGAGTACGACTGGATCCGCCTCCGATGAACTGCAGCCTTTTATTAATTCAGATGGCACAACAATGGTGCCTGTGAGATTCATTTCTGAAAAGCTTGGGGCTGAGGTTAGCTGGAACGGAGATCTTCAGCAAGTAACCATCAAGGATTTATTAACTGGTGCGACGGTTATCCTGAAGCTAGACAGTAAAACCGCAAGTGTGAACGGCGCTTCTGTCGAGTTGGAAAGTGCGGCTACACTCCATCACGAATCCACCTTCGTGCCGATTCGATTCATCGCAGAGCAGCTCGGAGGCAAAGTCTCCTTCAATGACGATACCCGTGTAGTCACGATTAAACGCGACTAACCTGTTTGAATTAGACGCGAGTGGTCTATAGCACCTTTTTTGGGCGGCTGAATAGTCTAGTAGTAAACCTAGGCAAAAAGCCTGCTGCTATGTGCAGCCGCACGAAAAAGGAGCGAAACAATATGTATACGAATCCGAATCCACCGCATCATCATGGTCATCAAGGGCCTCTCGTTCTCTTTCAGGCAGATCCAAATTGGCAGCACATGCTCAAGCAGAAAAGAGATACGATCTTAGGTGAACTCCACCCGCATATCGGTCGCAACATTCGTGTCACGACGTTAGAAGGGCATACACATGAAGGTGTTTTGGTTAATGTGGATGGACATCACGCTTACCTTCAAGTGAATCCGCACGGGCATCCTCATGGTCAGCATAGACCCGTCTATACACCAGCACAATACAACCAAATCATGACGCTTGTCCTCTTCGAACTATTGGTTATCGTACTGCTTTCCTAAGACAAAGCTCGTTCTCATCAGGCCTTTAAGACCTCTGAGAATCGAGCTTTTTTATTCGTGTCTATTAAACCATTGTAAAAATTTTCTAATCAAAGCGCATCTTTCCCTCTTTTCGTGCGTATAATCTATCACTGCTATTTTTTACTAGCTATTATATCTAAGGAGTAGATTTGTAGATGCAAAGAAAGAGATTTACTTGGTGGATTTCCACTGCATTAGTTATTATGCTTTTGGCACTAACCGGGTGTCAGGCTGTTCAAGGGCTAGATTTGGGGCAAGCTATTCAAAATAGTACCACCATTCAATCTGCCGAATCCAAAGGGTCACTTCAAATGGACATTATCACAGGTAACACTGATGGCTTGTCGGCTGACGAGAAACGGATAATTGACGTCTTGAATCATGTAAAATTAGAGCTGAAGAGCGCTAAAATGCAAGATAAGCAACACATCTCTGTAGACGGTGCTCTTACTTACAGCAAAGGGTCTATCCCCTTCCAGCTCAACGTAAATGGGACCAAATTCACTATACATATCGAAGGTGCTAAGAAACCGCTTTTCTTTGATCTGATGGGAGCGCAAGCTGGCTTGGCTGGCTCATCTTCTGCAGGGCTATCATCCGATATGCAGCAGCAGCTTCTCAAGAAAGCAGAAGATTTATGGCCTTCATTGCTCAAATTCTTCTTAACCAATGCTCCTAACCCGGAACATTTCGCCGTATCTTCCGTGTCCGAGCCTGTGAATAGTGAAATACTTTCCATGCAAAAGGCTCACATAGAGATGAAAGGTAATGAACTCGTAGGCCTACTGAAAACATTCCTAACGAACATCCTCGCTGATGAAAAGGGAATGAAGGAATTGATTGGTCAGCTCTATGATGTACTGGTTCCTGTTATCAAAGAAGAAATGAAAGCCTCCTCCTCCGAGAGTGAGTTCAGTTCTGAATTGCCAGACCTTATGATGTCTTATTTTGATAACAAAACGTTAGCTGTTGAGTTTGTTTACACTACCATTCAGCAATTTCTTCGGAAAGCTCTTGACGAGTGGGATGAGAACATGCAGGAGACTCTTTCTTCTGTATCCGACTCCCAAGTGAAGGCATTACTGAGTGATAAAACCATACTTAAAACAGACTTCTTCATCGATACCGATAAACAGATTCGCAAAGTAAATGCAGAGCTTACACTCCCCATCACAGATGTTAGTGCTGGAGTCAGTGCGCTTAAATTTACTTACACCAGTGAAATATGGAATATCAATAAGCCTGTTACAGCTAGTGTAATTGATACCTCTGGCGGGGTATTGAACCTAAGTGAGGAACCAGCCAACACCGATTCCTTCTTAACCTATTTCAACAAAGATTCTAAGTTCTATTCATTTCTGAGAGAAGATTTGAAAATAGCCAAAAAAGACATTCACTTGCTGATGAATCAGGATAGCGATGACGAATACGAGTTCGATTCCTCCCATCCTTTTATCAATGAGGATCAAGTATCTATGGTGCCAGTTCGATTCATTTCGGAGAGGCTAGGCGCGGAAGTGAAGTGGAACGCAGCCTCAGAGCAAATCACTGTGAAAGACGAACTTAACGACAAGACGATTATTCTGACCCTTAACAGTAAAACAACGAGCGTTAACGGATCCCCTGTTCAATTGGACAGCGCCCCGATCCTGAAGAATGGCTCCACTTTCGTACCGCTTCGTTTTATCGCCGAGCAGCTTGGCTGTAAGGTTGGTTTCGATAATAAAACTGGTAGTGTAACCATTACAAGAGAATAGCCCTGCTCCTAAGCCAAAAGCTCGCTCTCATTCGGTCTATAAGACCGGTG is drawn from Paenibacillus sp. V4I7 and contains these coding sequences:
- a CDS encoding copper amine oxidase N-terminal domain-containing protein gives rise to the protein MYKKKLTWWISAAMVLMMFTLSGCQAAQGLDLAGAIQNDWAVKSSESKGTLQLEFVPSNTSKLSTEEQKALTALQNVKIELTNVKAQDAQHLSADGTITYSRGTIPFKLATEGTKFILSVEGAKKPIVFDVLGGSNLSFTKLLPAAVQEQFGNKIADIKSAIIGLILANTPNPSNISVTPVTDKVNGESLSLQKAHIELSGTELASLIKKLLSNVLADEAGLKELISQLYDALSPIIEEQIKGGSTDFSLKILSNKQLAVGLVYPPVQDFLKKTAASLDKMIAGDASNEQGILPIQDLFNSKSTLQADIYIDADKQVRKQSLAWNVPLTNTSSGVAALKLSYVSETWNINKPVTANTINISGGALNVGLEASSIYSLLNNLDKQSLIYKLLKEDLKVTKKEVNLSTTGSASDELQPFINSDGTTMVPVRFISEKLGAEVSWNGDLQQVTIKDLLTGATVILKLDSKTASVNGASVELESAATLHHESTFVPIRFIAEQLGGKVSFNDDTRVVTIKRD
- a CDS encoding copper amine oxidase N-terminal domain-containing protein: MQRKRFTWWISTALVIMLLALTGCQAVQGLDLGQAIQNSTTIQSAESKGSLQMDIITGNTDGLSADEKRIIDVLNHVKLELKSAKMQDKQHISVDGALTYSKGSIPFQLNVNGTKFTIHIEGAKKPLFFDLMGAQAGLAGSSSAGLSSDMQQQLLKKAEDLWPSLLKFFLTNAPNPEHFAVSSVSEPVNSEILSMQKAHIEMKGNELVGLLKTFLTNILADEKGMKELIGQLYDVLVPVIKEEMKASSSESEFSSELPDLMMSYFDNKTLAVEFVYTTIQQFLRKALDEWDENMQETLSSVSDSQVKALLSDKTILKTDFFIDTDKQIRKVNAELTLPITDVSAGVSALKFTYTSEIWNINKPVTASVIDTSGGVLNLSEEPANTDSFLTYFNKDSKFYSFLREDLKIAKKDIHLLMNQDSDDEYEFDSSHPFINEDQVSMVPVRFISERLGAEVKWNAASEQITVKDELNDKTIILTLNSKTTSVNGSPVQLDSAPILKNGSTFVPLRFIAEQLGCKVGFDNKTGSVTITRE